From Nitrospirota bacterium, the proteins below share one genomic window:
- a CDS encoding GNAT family N-acetyltransferase has translation MVHLCTDNDFDAIFEIVNDAAQAYKGVIPDDRWHEPYMPRDSLRHELESGVAFWGYDEDDELLGVMGIQDVQDVTLIRHAYVRTADHGKGIGSRLISHLKTLARRPMLVGTWQAAIWAVRFYERHGFKLVSHEEKERLLRNYWNIPERQTETSVVLADERALTLLRNQSFPA, from the coding sequence ATGGTCCATCTTTGCACAGACAACGATTTTGACGCGATCTTCGAGATCGTCAACGACGCGGCGCAGGCATACAAGGGCGTGATCCCCGACGACCGCTGGCATGAACCGTATATGCCACGGGACTCTCTTCGTCATGAATTGGAATCGGGCGTTGCGTTCTGGGGTTACGACGAGGACGATGAACTCCTCGGAGTCATGGGCATTCAGGACGTGCAGGACGTGACGCTCATCAGGCACGCGTATGTGAGAACAGCGGACCACGGCAAGGGCATCGGCAGCAGGCTGATCTCTCACCTCAAGACGCTCGCCAGGCGACCGATGCTTGTCGGCACCTGGCAGGCGGCGATCTGGGCGGTCCGGTTCTATGAGCGACACGGATTCAAACTGGTATCGCATGAAGAAAAGGAGCGGCTGCTCAGAAACTATTGGAACATCCCCGAGCGCCAGACTGAGACCTCGGTGGTGCTGGCCGACGAACGGGCGCTCACTCTGCTGCGCAATCAATCATTTCCCGCTTGA
- a CDS encoding AbrB/MazE/SpoVT family DNA-binding domain-containing protein, whose translation MLKKKEKIPITGPIIKGTSCCAVEAIVTVDERGQMVLPRELRLKAGIKAGDKLAVTSWKKDGEICCIALIKAGSMESMVRGLLGPVMKDVL comes from the coding sequence ATGCTCAAAAAGAAAGAAAAGATCCCCATTACAGGCCCCATCATCAAAGGCACCAGCTGCTGCGCCGTCGAGGCGATCGTCACGGTGGACGAGCGGGGCCAGATGGTCCTGCCGAGGGAACTCAGGCTGAAGGCAGGCATCAAGGCGGGCGACAAGCTCGCGGTCACGAGCTGGAAAAAGGACGGCGAGATCTGCTGCATCGCCCTGATCAAGGCAGGCAGCATGGAATCCATGGTGAGAGGCCTGCTCGGGCCGGTGATGAAAGATGTTCTGTAA
- a CDS encoding acetyl-CoA synthase subunit gamma: MQMLKFVKKEAPYWTTGTLATPAGAVYTVSTEWSRCDTWGMIKSRMSAFRMNYAITPGLYAVGGPTKDADVFVTANYKLTFDILRRELKGMNVWVLVLDTKSINVWCAAGKGTFGTDELIKRITEAKLDSVVGHRRIILPQLGAVGVNASEVQKKTGFRVSFGPIEARDIPAYVQAGYKKTKEMGAIRFSMLDRLVLTPMEINPAMKKFPWVAGGILLFFGLQPQGLLFEQAWFNGLPFLVLALLAVLAGALVTPVLLPFVPFRSFAIKGWIMGVLSMSLALPFFGPVSTQDPILLSVVYLLFPALSSYLALQFTGATTFTGMSGVKKELKIGIPFYIGAVSVSLLLMIVFKLKEWGIV; encoded by the coding sequence ATGCAGATGTTGAAGTTCGTGAAAAAAGAAGCGCCGTATTGGACCACGGGCACTCTTGCTACCCCGGCGGGCGCCGTGTACACGGTTTCGACCGAGTGGTCCCGATGTGACACCTGGGGCATGATCAAAAGCAGGATGAGCGCATTCCGCATGAACTACGCAATAACACCCGGGTTGTACGCCGTGGGCGGACCGACAAAGGATGCAGATGTGTTCGTGACCGCAAACTACAAGCTTACCTTCGATATTCTCCGTCGTGAGCTCAAGGGAATGAACGTCTGGGTGCTCGTCCTTGACACGAAAAGCATCAATGTCTGGTGCGCGGCAGGAAAGGGGACCTTCGGTACGGACGAGCTGATCAAACGCATCACGGAAGCAAAGCTCGACAGTGTTGTGGGCCACCGGAGGATCATTCTGCCCCAGCTCGGGGCCGTGGGCGTGAACGCGAGCGAGGTGCAGAAGAAAACCGGTTTCCGGGTTTCCTTCGGGCCGATAGAGGCGCGGGACATCCCTGCCTATGTTCAGGCGGGCTACAAAAAAACAAAAGAAATGGGCGCCATCAGGTTCTCGATGCTTGACCGGCTGGTCCTGACGCCCATGGAGATCAACCCCGCCATGAAAAAGTTCCCCTGGGTCGCGGGAGGCATTCTCCTGTTCTTCGGACTCCAGCCGCAGGGGCTTCTGTTCGAACAGGCATGGTTTAACGGTTTGCCGTTCCTTGTCCTGGCGCTGCTTGCAGTCCTTGCAGGCGCGCTCGTGACCCCGGTGTTGCTGCCCTTTGTCCCGTTCCGGTCGTTCGCGATAAAAGGCTGGATCATGGGAGTGCTGTCAATGTCCCTTGCGTTGCCTTTTTTCGGACCTGTCAGCACACAGGACCCGATACTGTTGAGCGTTGTCTATCTTCTGTTTCCCGCGCTGAGCTCCTACCTCGCCCTCCAATTCACGGGCGCGACGACCTTTACGGGCATGTCCGGAGTTAAAAAAGAACTCAAGATCGGCATCCCTTTCTACATAGGCGCAGTAAGCGTATCATTGCTTCTGATGATCGTTTTCAAGCTCAAGGAATGGGGGATCGTATGA
- a CDS encoding 4Fe-4S binding protein — MKYLANVTTLQYAPDKCTGCGRCVEVCPQRVFEMQDKRAAITDRDLCMECGACALNCEFNAITVNTGVGCAAAIINSMITGGPPSCDCSDTSAGCCG, encoded by the coding sequence ATGAAATACCTCGCCAACGTAACGACCCTGCAATACGCACCGGACAAGTGCACCGGCTGCGGCAGGTGCGTCGAGGTTTGTCCGCAGCGGGTATTTGAAATGCAGGACAAGCGCGCGGCGATCACGGACAGGGACCTGTGCATGGAATGCGGGGCCTGCGCCCTGAACTGCGAGTTCAACGCGATCACCGTCAACACCGGCGTGGGCTGCGCCGCGGCCATCATCAACAGTATGATCACCGGCGGCCCGCCATCCTGCGACTGCAGCGATACTTCCGCCGGGTGCTGCGGAT